The sequence TGCGGGTGGCGGCCTTCGCCACGGTGTTCCTGCTCTACTCGCTGACCCTGGACCGCTACGCCCTCGTCAGGGCGCTGGACCGGGCCGGGGTGCCCGCCCAGCTCGGCTACGTCATCGCCGCCACCCTGGCGCTGGTGCCCGCCACGATGGAGCGCGCGAGGGCGATTTCCCAGGCACAGGCCGTCCGTGGCGCGGGCGGCCGAGGCCCCGCCAGTCGCCTCATGGCGGCCCGGATGCTGGCGGTGCCGCTGGTGCTCGCCAGCCTCCAGGACGCCACGGAGCGATCCGTGAGCCTGCAGCTGCGCGGGTTCCCTGGCGGCCCCGAACGTACCCAATACGTCACGGTGAGGGCCCGGCGGTGGGAGCTGCCTGCCGCCGCCGCCGTGCTGTTCCTCGCCGCCCTGGTGGTGTTCCTGCTGGCTGGCGGCCTCTGATGCAGCTGGAGCTTGAGCACTACTGGCACCAGGAGCGCAGCGCCCCCGCGCTCTCCGGGCTCCGCCTGACCGTCGAGCCGGGCACGCTGACCGTGATTGCCGGCGGCTCCGGCAGCGGCAAGAGCACCCTCGCCGGGATCCTGGCCGGCACCCTCCCCGGGCGGACCGGCGGGCGGATGGCCGGCACGGTCCGCCTCGCCGGGGAACAGGTGGCGTACGACGGCGGCGCGGAGCCGCCCGCCGTCGACCTCCGGCAGTGGTCAGGCCAGGTGTCCTGCGTGCCGCAGGATGCGCGGAACTACCTGTCCCAGGTGCGTCCCACCGTCGCGGAAGAGCTCTCCTTCGGTCTGGAGAACGCCGGCCTGCCGCTCGCAGCGATGCGGGAGCGGGTGCGCGAGGCTGCCGCGCTGTTCGGCCTCGAACACCTGCTGCCGCGCCACCCCGCCCGGCTCTCCGGCGGCCAGGAACGGCTCGTCGCCATCGCGGCCGCCGCCGTGGGGCGGGCCCCGGTGCTGGTGCTGGACGAGCCCCTGGCCGGACTCGACCGGGACGTGGCCTCGCGGGTGACCGCCGCGGTGCGGGAACTGCGCGGCGCGGGCACCGCCGTCGTGCTCCTGACCCAGACGCTCGATGATCTGGTGGAAGAAGCCGGACACCTGCTGCTGCTGAAGGACGGCGCGGTGACGGCCGAGGGCGCGGCCGGCGTGCGCCGTGAAGCTGCCGTGGCCGGGGTTGTGTTGGGTGCCGATAGCGCATTCGGGGCAGTCGCCGGGCCGGTCATGGAACCGGCGACGTCGGGCAGGCCGGCGGCCCGGCGCTGCCCAGGCACCCCTTCCGTACCCGCCGCCGTGCCGCCGCCCGGGGAGCCCGGTTCCGCCGGCAAGCCGGATCCGGCCGCCGGTTCCGGCCCGGAGGTGCTGCTGTCCTACCGGGACGTCGGCTTCAGCTTCCCCGCGGAGGACCGCACCGAGCTGGACGCCCCGGCGACCCCGCGCCGTCGTCCACGCTTCCGTCGGACTGCCCGCCGTCCCGGACCGCGTGGCCGGCAGCCGGGCCGGCGGCTGCTGGACGACGTTTGGCTCGACGTGCGGGCGGGGGAGTGCGTGGCACTGACCGGGCCCAACGGGGCCGGCAAGACCACGCTGCTCAAGATGGGGCTCGGGCTGGTGCGTCCGGACACGGGCGCCGTCATCCTGGACGGCCGCGACGCCGCGGACGCTGCCGTCACCCGGCTGGCAGCCTCGGCCGGCCTGCTCTTCCAGAACCCGGCCGACCAGCTCTTCGAGCGGACAGTCCGGCGCGAGGTTGGCTTCGGCCCGAAAGGGGTGCGGCCCGGGCAGGACGCAGTCGAGGCCGCCCTGGCGGATTGCGGCCTGACGGACCTGGCCGACGAGCACCCCTACGAACTGCCCGCTTCGCAGCGCCGGCTGGTCGCGCTCGGCACGGTGCTGGCCAGGCGTCCCCGGGTGCTCATCCTCGACGAGCCCACGGTCTCGCTGGACGGGCACGGCCGCGAGATCCTGGCCCGCATCCTCACTGCGGCCACCGGGCGCGGGGCGGGCGTCCTGCTGTCGACGCATGACCTGCCCTTTGCCCGGGAGAACTGCCACCGGACCGTGGAATTGGGCCGTAGCGTAGCAGCGCGGCGCTAGTCCGGACCGCCGCTTCCGCGCCGCCATGACTTGCAAAAGCCGGCCGGGGCGCGCCGCGGTTCACCGTCCCGACTCTGCGAGCTCCTTGATGCTCGAGAGCCGGCGGTCCCAGGCGGAGCCGATACGTTCCAGGTCGCGGCCGAGCGAACTCAGGCGGGCGCCGAGGACGCTGTACCGGACTTCGCGTCCGCGCCGGGCCGTTTCCACGAGGCCTGCCGCCTGGAGCACGTCGAGATGCTTGACGATGGCCTGCCGGCTGATCGGGAACTCGGCTGCCAAGGCCGAGGCGGAGGCCGGCCCCGTGCCCAGCCTGGTCAGGATCTGCCAACGGGTCTCGTCGCCCAGCGCCGCGAAGACCGGCGCCAGCTGCGGTGCCGGCACCGCTAGCCGGCGCTTTCCGTGGCCGCATCCATCAGGAAGGCCCGGGCGGCGGCCAACTCGATGTTCCAGCCCTCGGTGTTCTCCTCCAGGGCCTTGCGCCGCTTCTCCTCACCGCCGGGCAGCGTGGAGAAGCCGCTCTCTGCCACACGGAGGGTCACGCCTCCCTCCGGCCGTTCGTCGATCCAAAACTCCACGAGCGTCGACTCGTCCTCCCGGAACCCCTCGCGGGAGGAGCCTGCGAGCCAGCGGAAGGCGGCATAGCGTGGCGCATCAAGCTTCTCTGTTCGGATCGGAAACGTTCCGTGAACGGGATCATGCACGATGTCCACGTCCCCGGACCGTTCGATCCGGTGCTCGATGATGGTTCCGTTGTTGATGTACCAGCCAGGCTCCGACACAAGCTCCCACACGCGCTCGGCGCTGGCCTCGATGTCGATCTGCCGCTCGATCCGGTCCAGTGTTCCGTCCATGGCCGTTCCTTCCGTTGTTATGCAACTCCATGGTTGCACAACGGAAATGCTAGCTGCAACCCAAAAGTTGCAGATCGATGTGATCCTACTGCCGTAGAAATCAAGTGACGTGCGCTGGAAACCAAGTTCCGCCGTCGTCGGCTGGCTAGTCTGACTTCAATTCGTAGGATGACTGCACCTGAAGGGGAACTGCATGGCAACGGAATCAGCGGATTTACTGCTGCTCAACGGCACTATCGACACGTTGGATCGGGATCTTCCGCGCAGCAACGCGATGGCGGTCAAGGACGGACTTGTGCTGGCTTTCGGCAGCAGCGCCTTGGAGCTGCAGGGACCGGGCACGCGGGTGCTCGACCTCGCCGGCGCCTATGTGATGCCGGGCCTGCTGGACGTCCATAACCACCACATGATCGCCGGACAGATGGACTTGTTCGAACTCGACGCCCCGCCCACGTTGGATCTTGAGGGTTTCCTCGCCGCCATCGATGACTATGCGGCCACGCTTGGGCGGGATGAATGGGTAGTCGGCGGCAGCTGGGGATCGGGCCTGATGAACCAGATGAACTCGGCGGAGGCGCTGGCCCGCCTTGATGCCGCGACCGGCGGCCGGCCTGCGCTGCTCAAGGACGACTCCAAGCACAACCG is a genomic window of Arthrobacter sp. Marseille-P9274 containing:
- a CDS encoding energy-coupling factor transporter transmembrane protein EcfT, encoding MARLHPFTGLAFAGAAAMVSLAADRWWLSLAIVAACLVLAHRRGITRRLAGTAAAVLAPLWLSQLLVHAVFDRTGSHVLLAWGPVRLTAEGLTTAGGLGLRVAAFATVFLLYSLTLDRYALVRALDRAGVPAQLGYVIAATLALVPATMERARAISQAQAVRGAGGRGPASRLMAARMLAVPLVLASLQDATERSVSLQLRGFPGGPERTQYVTVRARRWELPAAAAVLFLAALVVFLLAGGL
- a CDS encoding ABC transporter ATP-binding protein, which translates into the protein MQLELEHYWHQERSAPALSGLRLTVEPGTLTVIAGGSGSGKSTLAGILAGTLPGRTGGRMAGTVRLAGEQVAYDGGAEPPAVDLRQWSGQVSCVPQDARNYLSQVRPTVAEELSFGLENAGLPLAAMRERVREAAALFGLEHLLPRHPARLSGGQERLVAIAAAAVGRAPVLVLDEPLAGLDRDVASRVTAAVRELRGAGTAVVLLTQTLDDLVEEAGHLLLLKDGAVTAEGAAGVRREAAVAGVVLGADSAFGAVAGPVMEPATSGRPAARRCPGTPSVPAAVPPPGEPGSAGKPDPAAGSGPEVLLSYRDVGFSFPAEDRTELDAPATPRRRPRFRRTARRPGPRGRQPGRRLLDDVWLDVRAGECVALTGPNGAGKTTLLKMGLGLVRPDTGAVILDGRDAADAAVTRLAASAGLLFQNPADQLFERTVRREVGFGPKGVRPGQDAVEAALADCGLTDLADEHPYELPASQRRLVALGTVLARRPRVLILDEPTVSLDGHGREILARILTAATGRGAGVLLSTHDLPFARENCHRTVELGRSVAARR
- a CDS encoding helix-turn-helix transcriptional regulator — protein: MPAPQLAPVFAALGDETRWQILTRLGTGPASASALAAEFPISRQAIVKHLDVLQAAGLVETARRGREVRYSVLGARLSSLGRDLERIGSAWDRRLSSIKELAESGR
- a CDS encoding ATPase, with the translated sequence MDGTLDRIERQIDIEASAERVWELVSEPGWYINNGTIIEHRIERSGDVDIVHDPVHGTFPIRTEKLDAPRYAAFRWLAGSSREGFREDESTLVEFWIDERPEGGVTLRVAESGFSTLPGGEEKRRKALEENTEGWNIELAAARAFLMDAATESAG